In Methylobacterium aquaticum, the following are encoded in one genomic region:
- a CDS encoding glycosyl hydrolase family 8, producing MKTVAILLALLALCTAAAAQAPPLADQDGWRAYKARFVTEAGRVVDTGNGGISHSEGQGYGMLLAALAGDRATFERIWTWTRANLMVRDDQLLAWRWEPDRRPAVADMNDAADGDLLVAWALAEAVTLWNDPSHRVAGRRIAVELGRKLILPRAAHGPLLLPGVAGFSAEDRPDGPVVNLSYWIFPAFDRLPLLAPEFDWAGLDRSGRRLLRAARFGPARLPSEWISLAEAAPRPADGFAPDFAYNALRIPLYLAMAGTTDTDLYAPFLTLWPRADAGNLPLVDTGSGKVTARLSEAGYGAVPALAACAARGTPFPRSLTQVRAETEHYYPATLQLLALAALRTRYPACAPR from the coding sequence ATGAAGACTGTCGCGATCCTGCTGGCGCTGCTCGCCCTCTGCACCGCCGCCGCGGCGCAGGCCCCGCCGCTCGCCGACCAGGACGGCTGGCGCGCCTACAAGGCCCGCTTCGTCACGGAGGCCGGCCGCGTCGTCGATACCGGCAATGGCGGCATCAGCCACAGCGAGGGCCAGGGCTACGGCATGCTGCTCGCCGCTCTCGCCGGCGACCGCGCCACCTTCGAGCGGATCTGGACCTGGACCCGCGCCAACCTGATGGTGCGCGACGACCAGCTCCTCGCCTGGCGCTGGGAGCCCGACCGGCGCCCGGCCGTCGCCGACATGAACGACGCCGCCGACGGCGACCTCCTGGTCGCCTGGGCGCTGGCCGAGGCGGTGACGCTCTGGAACGATCCCTCCCACCGGGTCGCCGGCCGGCGCATCGCGGTCGAGCTCGGCCGCAAGCTGATCCTGCCGCGAGCCGCCCACGGGCCGCTGCTCCTGCCCGGCGTGGCGGGATTCTCCGCCGAGGACCGTCCCGACGGCCCGGTGGTCAACCTGTCCTACTGGATCTTCCCGGCCTTCGACCGGTTGCCGCTCCTCGCGCCGGAATTCGACTGGGCCGGGCTCGACCGCAGCGGCCGCCGGCTGCTCCGGGCCGCCCGGTTCGGCCCCGCCCGGCTGCCGAGCGAGTGGATCTCCCTCGCCGAGGCTGCCCCTCGGCCCGCCGACGGCTTCGCGCCCGACTTCGCCTACAACGCGCTGCGCATCCCGCTCTACCTCGCCATGGCGGGCACGACCGATACCGACCTCTACGCGCCCTTCCTGACCCTCTGGCCGCGGGCGGATGCCGGCAACCTCCCCCTCGTCGATACGGGGAGCGGCAAGGTCACCGCCCGCCTCTCCGAGGCCGGCTACGGCGCCGTCCCGGCCCTCGCCGCCTGCGCCGCCCGCGGCACGCCGTTCCCGCGCTCGCTGACCCAGGTGCGGGCCGAGACCGAGCATTACTACCCGGCGACCCTGCAGCTCCTGGCGCTGGCCGCCCTCAGGACGAGGTATCCCGCATGCGCCCCGCGCTGA
- the ubiG gene encoding bifunctional 2-polyprenyl-6-hydroxyphenol methylase/3-demethylubiquinol 3-O-methyltransferase UbiG, producing MSEPTGPSIDRDEVARFDRLAATWWDEAGPMRVLHRFNPVRLTYIRDTACRHFGRDPLAPTPLAGLTLVDVGCGGGVLSEPLARLGAEVTGLDPAVTNVKVAQAHADAAGVPVRYRAETIEAVVAAGERFDVVCAMEVVEHVTDMPAFVRTACQAVKPGGLLFAATINRTMRSFALAIVGAEYVLGWLPKGTHDWEKFVTPDELRDAVEGGGLSVTDTTGVVFNPLTTRWSVARDTAVNYMIAAERPRG from the coding sequence ATGAGCGAACCGACCGGACCCTCGATCGACCGCGACGAGGTCGCCCGCTTCGATCGCCTCGCCGCGACCTGGTGGGACGAGGCCGGGCCGATGCGGGTGCTGCACCGCTTCAACCCGGTGCGCCTGACCTATATCCGCGACACGGCCTGCCGCCATTTCGGCCGCGACCCGCTCGCGCCCACCCCCCTCGCGGGGCTGACCCTCGTCGATGTCGGCTGCGGCGGCGGCGTCCTGTCGGAGCCGCTGGCGCGGCTGGGCGCCGAGGTGACCGGGCTCGACCCGGCGGTGACGAACGTGAAGGTCGCGCAAGCCCATGCCGACGCGGCCGGCGTGCCGGTTCGCTACCGAGCCGAGACGATCGAGGCGGTGGTGGCTGCGGGCGAGCGGTTCGACGTGGTCTGCGCCATGGAGGTGGTCGAGCACGTCACCGACATGCCGGCCTTCGTGCGGACGGCCTGCCAGGCCGTGAAGCCCGGCGGCCTGCTCTTCGCCGCCACCATCAACCGGACGATGCGCTCCTTCGCGCTCGCCATCGTGGGGGCGGAATACGTTCTCGGCTGGCTGCCGAAGGGCACCCACGACTGGGAGAAATTCGTCACCCCGGACGAGCTGCGCGACGCCGTCGAGGGCGGCGGCCTATCGGTCACGGATACGACCGGCGTGGTGTTCAACCCGCTCACCACCCGCTGGAGCGTCGCCCGCGACACCGCCGTCAACTATATGATCGCGGCCGAGAGACCGCGCGGCTGA
- a CDS encoding YbhB/YbcL family Raf kinase inhibitor-like protein, with translation MLEKIPHAVGEALSGLRAGIEKTAYHAEFDGAPVALRVTSPAFPDGAALPVRFTQDGAKLSPPLAWSGIPAGTAALVLLVEDADSPTPKPIVHAIAWDLDPASEGLAEGALASPGSGGTVEEIGKNSFLKTGYLPPDPPTGHGPHRYLFQLYALNRHLGLDGVPGRSTLLEGMHGHVLAKGLLVGTYERR, from the coding sequence ATGCTCGAAAAAATTCCCCACGCCGTGGGCGAGGCCTTGTCGGGCTTGAGGGCCGGCATCGAGAAGACCGCCTACCACGCGGAGTTCGACGGCGCGCCCGTCGCCCTCCGGGTGACGAGCCCGGCCTTCCCGGACGGGGCGGCGCTGCCGGTCCGCTTCACCCAGGACGGGGCCAAGCTCTCGCCGCCGCTCGCCTGGAGCGGGATCCCGGCCGGCACCGCAGCCCTGGTGCTGCTGGTGGAGGATGCCGACAGCCCGACCCCGAAGCCGATCGTCCATGCCATCGCCTGGGACCTCGACCCCGCGAGCGAGGGCCTTGCCGAGGGCGCGCTGGCGAGCCCGGGTTCGGGCGGCACGGTGGAGGAGATCGGGAAGAATTCCTTCCTCAAGACCGGCTATCTGCCGCCCGACCCGCCGACCGGCCACGGCCCGCACCGCTACCTGTTCCAGCTCTACGCCCTCAACCGGCATCTCGGGCTCGACGGCGTTCCCGGCCGCAGCACCCTCCTCGAGGGCATGCATGGCCACGTGCTCGCCAAGGGACTGCTCGTCGGCACGTACGAGCGCCGCTGA
- a CDS encoding ornithine cyclodeaminase family protein, which yields MATFIPESLSSRLISHAAAFEPVRRALVAAASDTATVFPAVIARASDPRDTFSIKSGSTAELAGLKVGAFWHNNPARGLPRHNSTILLIDQDCGRIGAVVEAAAANAYRTAAANAVAAQALARPDSRTLAIFGAGNQALYEVGALARILPLTRVHVVARERQKAEGFAKRLKDHGVDLEVSPSSPEEACRAADVIVTATPSRAPLFEAAWVRPGTHVAGMGSDARGKHELPVELHETARLFCDLPSQSVEIGEFQHVRERIESGALVLSPIGAVLEGRCPSRLSPEDITVFDSSGIALQDLYVGQFLLEAAKDAAERGEA from the coding sequence ATGGCCACGTTCATTCCCGAATCCCTCTCCTCCCGCCTGATCTCGCACGCGGCGGCGTTCGAGCCCGTGCGGCGGGCGCTGGTGGCGGCGGCCTCCGACACGGCCACCGTCTTCCCGGCGGTGATCGCCCGGGCCTCGGACCCGCGCGACACCTTCTCGATCAAGTCGGGCTCGACCGCGGAACTCGCCGGCCTCAAGGTCGGGGCGTTCTGGCACAACAACCCCGCCCGCGGCCTGCCGCGCCACAACTCGACGATCCTGCTGATCGACCAGGATTGCGGGCGGATCGGCGCGGTGGTCGAGGCCGCCGCCGCCAACGCCTACCGCACCGCCGCCGCCAACGCGGTGGCGGCCCAGGCCCTGGCCCGGCCCGACAGCCGGACTCTGGCGATCTTCGGGGCCGGCAACCAGGCCCTCTACGAGGTCGGAGCGCTCGCCCGCATCCTGCCGCTCACGCGCGTCCACGTCGTCGCCCGCGAGCGGCAGAAGGCCGAAGGCTTCGCCAAGCGGCTGAAGGACCACGGCGTCGACCTCGAGGTCTCGCCCTCCTCGCCGGAGGAGGCCTGCCGCGCCGCCGACGTGATCGTCACCGCCACGCCCTCGCGCGCACCGCTCTTCGAGGCGGCCTGGGTGCGGCCCGGCACGCACGTCGCCGGCATGGGCTCGGATGCCCGCGGCAAGCACGAATTGCCGGTGGAGCTCCACGAGACCGCGCGCCTGTTCTGCGACCTGCCCTCGCAATCGGTCGAGATCGGCGAGTTCCAGCACGTCCGCGAGCGGATCGAGAGCGGCGCGCTGGTCCTCTCGCCGATCGGCGCGGTCCTCGAGGGCCGCTGCCCCAGCCGCTTGTCGCCCGAGGACATCACGGTCTTCGACAGCTCCGGCATCGCGCTCCAGGACCTGTATGTCGGCCAGTTCCTGCTGGAGGCGGCCAAGGACGCGGCGGAACGGGGCGAGGCCTGA
- a CDS encoding aldehyde dehydrogenase family protein produces MTDPIRHLTEAGHLDRFYSDGAWREPAACERVGVVDPAREAVIAEIALCGREDVEHAVAAARRAFPAWSRTAPAERAALLDRVHGLVMERLELFAQALSAEMGAPITYARQAQVPLAAAHLRVARDLLATYPFLSQRGTTAIAREAIGVCGLITPWNWPLYQVTAKVGPALAAGCTVVLKPSELSPLSALLFAEVMHEAGCPAGVFNLVNGTGPVVGEALSVHPEVDMISITGSTRAGVLVAQAAAPTVKRVGQELGGKSPNVVLPDADLARCIPLGVAAAMRNLGQSCSAPTRMLVPRARLAEVEALAAKTAAGFVVGDPQREETTHGAIANRAQYDRIQRMIRIGIEEGAKLVAGGPGRPEGLTEGLFARPTVFSEVACDMAIAQEEIFGPVLAILPYDTVEEAVAIANDTIYGLGAHVHGTDMEQVRAVARQIRAGQVHLNAPDWDPHAPFGGYKRSGNGREYGREGLEEYLETKAILGFYR; encoded by the coding sequence ATGACCGATCCCATCCGGCACCTGACCGAGGCCGGCCATCTCGACCGCTTCTACAGCGACGGGGCGTGGCGCGAGCCGGCGGCGTGCGAGCGCGTCGGCGTCGTCGATCCGGCGCGCGAGGCGGTGATCGCCGAGATCGCACTGTGCGGCCGAGAGGACGTGGAGCACGCGGTGGCGGCGGCCCGCCGGGCCTTCCCGGCCTGGTCGCGGACGGCGCCGGCCGAGCGGGCGGCCCTCCTCGACCGCGTCCACGGGCTGGTGATGGAGCGGCTGGAGCTGTTCGCCCAGGCACTGTCGGCCGAGATGGGCGCCCCCATCACTTACGCCCGCCAGGCCCAGGTGCCGCTGGCCGCGGCGCATCTGCGGGTCGCCCGCGACCTGCTCGCCACCTATCCGTTCCTGTCGCAGCGCGGCACCACCGCCATCGCCCGCGAGGCGATCGGCGTCTGCGGGCTGATCACGCCCTGGAACTGGCCGCTCTACCAGGTCACCGCCAAGGTCGGCCCGGCGCTGGCGGCGGGCTGCACGGTGGTGCTCAAGCCGAGCGAGCTGTCGCCCCTGAGCGCGTTGCTCTTCGCCGAGGTGATGCACGAGGCCGGCTGCCCGGCCGGCGTGTTCAACCTCGTCAACGGCACCGGGCCGGTGGTCGGCGAGGCGCTGAGCGTCCATCCGGAGGTCGACATGATCTCGATCACCGGCTCCACCCGGGCCGGTGTCCTCGTCGCCCAGGCCGCCGCCCCCACCGTCAAGCGCGTTGGCCAGGAGCTCGGCGGCAAGTCGCCCAACGTCGTGCTGCCGGATGCCGACCTCGCCCGCTGCATCCCGCTCGGCGTCGCCGCGGCGATGCGCAACCTCGGCCAGTCCTGCAGCGCGCCCACCCGGATGCTGGTGCCGCGCGCCCGCCTCGCCGAGGTCGAGGCCCTGGCAGCCAAGACCGCCGCCGGGTTCGTGGTCGGCGATCCGCAGCGCGAGGAGACCACCCACGGGGCGATCGCCAACCGGGCGCAGTACGACCGCATCCAGCGCATGATCCGGATCGGCATCGAGGAGGGCGCCAAGCTCGTCGCCGGCGGGCCGGGGCGGCCCGAGGGGCTGACCGAAGGCCTCTTCGCCCGGCCGACCGTCTTCTCCGAGGTGGCCTGCGACATGGCGATCGCCCAGGAGGAGATCTTCGGGCCGGTCCTGGCGATCCTGCCCTACGATACCGTCGAGGAGGCGGTGGCGATCGCCAACGACACGATCTACGGCCTCGGCGCCCACGTCCACGGCACCGACATGGAGCAGGTCCGGGCGGTGGCGCGGCAGATCAGGGCCGGCCAGGTCCACCTCAACGCCCCCGACTGGGACCCGCACGCCCCGTTCGGCGGCTACAAGCGCTCGGGCAACGGCCGGGAATACGGCCGCGAGGGCCTCGAGGAATACCTCGAGACCAAGGCCATCCTGGGCTTCTACCGGTAG
- a CDS encoding NADPH:quinone oxidoreductase family protein — translation MKALLCKALGGPEDLVIEDVPDPVPGPGEALVRVSVAALNFFDTLIIAGRYQVKPDLPFSPGAEACGVIEALGSGVEAFRVGERVIVHLGYGACRERVVAPVSGLTRVPDGVSDEQAAGLSVTYGTSLHALQDRANLQPGETLVVLGATGGVGLAAVELGHAMGARVIACASSAEKLDLAKAHGADLTLDYSQEPLRDGLKRLGGDAGIDVVYDPVGGAYSEPALRSLNWKGRFLVVGFAAGEIPKIPLNLALLKGIDIQGVFWGAFLKREPEGHAANQARLLALVGEGRLSAKVHGVYPLEEAASALGILARREAMGKVLLRP, via the coding sequence ATGAAGGCACTCCTGTGCAAGGCGCTCGGCGGGCCGGAAGACCTGGTGATCGAGGACGTGCCGGATCCGGTGCCCGGCCCGGGCGAGGCCCTGGTGCGGGTGAGCGTCGCGGCGCTCAACTTCTTCGACACGCTGATCATCGCCGGCCGCTACCAGGTGAAGCCGGACCTCCCCTTCTCCCCGGGCGCCGAGGCCTGCGGGGTGATCGAGGCGCTCGGGTCCGGCGTCGAGGCCTTCCGGGTCGGCGAGCGGGTCATCGTCCATCTCGGCTACGGCGCCTGCCGGGAACGGGTCGTGGCGCCGGTCTCCGGCCTGACCCGGGTGCCGGACGGCGTCAGCGACGAGCAGGCGGCGGGCCTCTCAGTCACCTACGGCACCTCGCTGCATGCGCTCCAGGACCGGGCGAATCTCCAGCCCGGCGAGACCCTGGTGGTGCTCGGCGCCACCGGCGGCGTCGGGCTGGCGGCGGTGGAGCTCGGCCACGCGATGGGCGCGCGGGTGATCGCCTGCGCCTCCTCGGCGGAAAAACTCGACCTCGCCAAGGCGCATGGCGCCGACCTGACCCTGGACTACAGCCAGGAACCGCTGCGCGATGGACTGAAGCGGCTCGGCGGCGACGCCGGCATCGACGTCGTCTACGATCCGGTCGGCGGCGCCTATTCCGAGCCGGCCCTGCGCTCGCTCAACTGGAAGGGACGTTTCCTGGTCGTCGGCTTCGCAGCCGGCGAGATCCCGAAGATTCCGCTGAACCTGGCCCTCCTGAAGGGCATCGACATCCAGGGCGTGTTCTGGGGCGCGTTCCTCAAGCGGGAGCCCGAGGGCCACGCCGCCAACCAGGCCCGCCTGCTGGCGCTGGTGGGCGAGGGACGGCTCTCGGCGAAGGTCCACGGCGTCTATCCGCTGGAGGAGGCGGCATCGGCCCTCGGCATCCTGGCGCGCCGGGAGGCGATGGGGAAGGTGCTGCTGCGGCCCTGA
- the ptsP gene encoding phosphoenolpyruvate--protein phosphotransferase, with translation MPAAPGGPRLLLRRLREAMAEPVGPQARLDRIVVLIASNMVAEVCSVYVLRDDGNLELFATEGLNREAVHLTTMRAGEGLVGLIAATAEPLSLSDAQSHPAFSYRPETGEEVYHAFLGVPLLRAGNTLGVLVVQNRTYRVYSEEEIEALQTTAMVLAEMLASGELQALSPGTVSASRRSLSQCGVALADGVGLGHVVLHEPRIVVRNLIAENVEREASRLDTAIAEVRAAIDDLVERGDVAGAGEHREVLETVRMFAHDQGWLRRMREAVLSGLTAEAAVERVQSDNRARMLRQSDPYLRERLHDLDDLANRLLRQLVGRPIGGQEAMPENAILVARSMGPAALLDYDRSRLRGVVLEEGGPTSHIAIVARALGIPAVGEVANATALVESGDAIIVDGGTGEIQIRPGPEIEAAYAEKARLRARRQEQYRALRDVPAVTRDGVAVGLQLNAGLIVDLSHLGETGAEGVGLFRTELQFMVAERMPSAAEQQVLYEAVFDAVGDLPVTIRTLDIGGDKVLPYMKALEEENPALGWRAIRIGLDRPGLLRMQLRALLKAARGRPLKIMFPMVATVEEFVQARGIVEREKAHLTRHGHPLPADCRLGVMVEVPSLLFQMDEIAAEADFLSVGSNDLMQFLFAVDRENRQVANRFDPLSAAALRAFRLIAERANAAGTPATVCGEIGGRPLEAMALIGLGFRALSMSPASIGPVKAMVLGIDAGAVAAFLERELARTKDGASLRPALAAFAEEHGVPV, from the coding sequence ATGCCCGCAGCGCCTGGAGGCCCGCGCCTGCTACTGCGCCGCCTTCGCGAGGCCATGGCGGAGCCGGTCGGCCCGCAGGCGCGCCTCGACCGCATCGTCGTCCTGATCGCGTCCAACATGGTCGCGGAGGTCTGCTCGGTCTACGTCCTGCGCGACGACGGCAACCTCGAGCTCTTCGCCACCGAGGGCCTGAATCGCGAGGCGGTGCATCTCACCACCATGCGGGCCGGCGAGGGCCTGGTCGGCCTGATCGCCGCCACCGCCGAGCCGCTGTCGCTCTCCGACGCCCAGTCGCACCCGGCCTTCTCCTATCGCCCGGAGACCGGCGAGGAGGTCTACCACGCCTTCCTGGGCGTGCCGCTGCTGCGGGCCGGCAACACGCTGGGCGTGCTGGTAGTGCAGAACCGCACCTACCGGGTCTATTCCGAGGAGGAGATCGAGGCGCTCCAGACCACCGCCATGGTGCTGGCGGAGATGCTCGCCTCCGGCGAGTTGCAGGCGCTCTCGCCCGGCACGGTCAGCGCCTCGCGCCGGTCGCTGAGCCAGTGCGGCGTGGCGCTCGCCGACGGCGTGGGCCTCGGCCACGTCGTGCTGCACGAGCCGCGCATCGTGGTGCGCAACCTGATCGCCGAGAATGTCGAGCGCGAGGCCTCGCGCCTCGACACCGCCATCGCGGAGGTGCGCGCGGCGATCGACGATCTCGTCGAGCGCGGCGACGTGGCCGGCGCCGGCGAGCACCGGGAGGTGCTCGAGACCGTCCGGATGTTCGCCCACGACCAGGGCTGGCTGCGGCGGATGCGCGAGGCGGTGCTGTCGGGCCTCACCGCGGAAGCCGCGGTGGAGCGGGTGCAGTCGGACAACCGCGCCCGAATGCTGCGCCAGAGCGATCCCTACCTGCGCGAGCGCCTGCACGACCTCGACGACCTCGCCAACCGGCTGCTGCGCCAGCTCGTCGGCCGCCCGATCGGCGGGCAGGAGGCGATGCCCGAGAACGCCATCCTGGTGGCCCGCTCGATGGGCCCGGCGGCGCTGCTCGACTACGACCGCTCGCGCCTGCGCGGCGTCGTGCTGGAGGAGGGCGGGCCGACGAGCCACATCGCCATCGTGGCCCGGGCCCTGGGCATCCCGGCGGTGGGCGAGGTGGCGAACGCCACGGCGCTCGTCGAGAGCGGCGACGCCATCATCGTCGACGGCGGCACCGGCGAGATCCAGATCCGGCCGGGACCCGAGATCGAGGCGGCCTATGCCGAGAAGGCCCGGCTCCGGGCCCGGCGGCAGGAGCAGTACCGGGCGCTGCGCGACGTGCCGGCGGTCACCCGCGACGGCGTCGCGGTCGGGCTGCAGCTCAATGCCGGCCTCATCGTCGACCTGTCGCATCTGGGCGAGACCGGGGCCGAGGGCGTCGGGCTGTTTCGCACCGAGTTGCAGTTCATGGTCGCCGAGCGGATGCCGTCGGCGGCCGAGCAGCAGGTCCTGTACGAGGCGGTGTTCGACGCCGTCGGCGACCTTCCGGTCACGATCCGGACCCTCGACATCGGCGGCGACAAGGTGCTGCCCTACATGAAGGCGCTGGAGGAGGAGAACCCGGCCCTCGGCTGGCGGGCGATCCGCATCGGCCTCGACCGGCCGGGCCTCCTGCGCATGCAGCTGCGGGCCCTCCTCAAGGCCGCCCGCGGGCGGCCGCTCAAGATCATGTTCCCGATGGTCGCCACCGTCGAGGAATTCGTCCAGGCGAGGGGGATCGTCGAGCGCGAGAAGGCGCATCTCACCCGCCACGGCCACCCGCTGCCGGCGGATTGCCGCCTCGGCGTGATGGTCGAGGTACCCTCGCTCCTGTTCCAGATGGACGAGATCGCGGCGGAAGCCGATTTCCTCTCGGTCGGCTCGAACGACCTGATGCAGTTCCTGTTCGCGGTCGACCGCGAGAATCGCCAGGTCGCCAACCGCTTCGACCCGTTGAGCGCCGCGGCGCTCCGCGCCTTCCGGCTGATCGCCGAGCGGGCCAACGCCGCCGGCACCCCGGCCACGGTCTGCGGCGAGATCGGCGGGCGGCCGCTCGAGGCGATGGCGCTGATCGGGCTCGGTTTCCGTGCCCTCTCGATGTCGCCGGCCTCGATCGGCCCGGTCAAGGCGATGGTGCTGGGGATCGATGCCGGCGCGGTGGCGGCGTTCCTGGAGCGGGAACTGGCGCGGACCAAGGACGGGGCGTCTCTGCGGCCGGCGCTGGCGGCGTTCGCCGAGGAGCACGGCGTGCCCGTCTGA
- a CDS encoding response regulator, whose protein sequence is MSLRLLVVEDDPGFQDLVRALCERRGDSVDVAADGFLGLRLLSERRHDVVMIDYHLPEMDGYALARLMREVSRPEDKVRLIGVTADRHGLASRRGADARFDAILVKPLDPAALYAALDRLTRPEEVPPPETGADAVWRRFGLTGRPRALICPAPGPAEAAAFAQAFVPVTRAADADLLLLSGEAGLPALRAARAETPTRPVPSVDLTGRLPGACDVSFRVAEPASWAAVAEACTGFAARRAGLGLGEGPVEPASHLLALLQVSARDLPLTGGEGGSVYETGLSPAALMGAVLTLTEAGALACLASGSGVSVRLTEAGRRAAEAGPVPDAPARPPVLDARKTAELTRLIGDAELRRLRDRLMGQLATAFAPQADPATLAHEAHVIVAMAGSLGFDDLAAACRTLEAAITAGTGLPDAVTEARRAVGAARSHCAAA, encoded by the coding sequence ATGAGCCTGCGCCTTCTCGTGGTCGAGGACGATCCCGGCTTCCAGGACCTAGTCCGCGCCCTGTGCGAACGCCGGGGCGACAGCGTCGACGTCGCCGCCGACGGCTTTCTCGGTCTGCGGCTCCTGAGCGAGCGTCGCCACGACGTGGTGATGATCGACTACCACCTGCCCGAGATGGACGGCTACGCCCTGGCGCGGCTGATGCGCGAGGTCTCCCGCCCCGAGGACAAGGTGCGGCTGATCGGCGTGACCGCCGACCGGCACGGGCTCGCCTCCCGGCGCGGCGCCGACGCGCGGTTCGACGCCATCCTGGTCAAACCCCTCGACCCGGCGGCGCTCTACGCCGCCCTCGACCGGCTGACCCGCCCGGAGGAGGTTCCGCCGCCCGAGACCGGGGCCGATGCCGTCTGGCGTCGGTTCGGCCTGACCGGGCGGCCCCGCGCCCTGATCTGCCCGGCCCCTGGCCCCGCCGAGGCCGCGGCCTTCGCCCAGGCCTTCGTGCCGGTGACGCGCGCGGCCGACGCCGACCTGCTCCTCCTCAGCGGCGAGGCCGGGCTCCCGGCCTTGCGCGCCGCCCGGGCCGAGACGCCGACCCGCCCGGTGCCGAGCGTCGACCTCACCGGGCGCCTGCCGGGCGCCTGCGACGTGAGCTTCCGGGTCGCCGAGCCGGCCTCCTGGGCGGCCGTGGCCGAGGCCTGCACCGGCTTTGCCGCCCGCCGCGCCGGGCTCGGCCTGGGGGAGGGGCCTGTCGAACCCGCCTCCCACCTCCTGGCCCTGCTCCAGGTCTCCGCCCGTGACCTGCCGCTGACGGGCGGGGAGGGGGGATCGGTCTACGAGACCGGCCTGTCGCCCGCCGCCCTGATGGGCGCGGTGCTGACCCTCACCGAGGCCGGGGCACTCGCCTGCCTGGCCTCCGGCAGCGGGGTGAGCGTGCGCCTGACCGAGGCCGGGCGTCGCGCGGCAGAAGCCGGCCCCGTCCCGGACGCACCCGCCCGTCCGCCGGTGCTCGACGCGCGCAAGACCGCCGAGCTCACGCGCCTGATCGGCGACGCGGAGTTGCGCCGCCTGCGCGACCGGCTGATGGGCCAGCTCGCCACCGCCTTCGCCCCGCAGGCCGACCCCGCCACCCTGGCGCACGAGGCCCACGTCATCGTGGCGATGGCCGGGAGCCTCGGCTTCGACGATCTGGCCGCCGCCTGCCGCACGCTCGAAGCCGCCATAACGGCCGGCACCGGCCTGCCCGACGCCGTGACCGAGGCTCGCCGCGCGGTGGGCGCCGCGCGCAGCCACTGCGCGGCCGCCTGA
- a CDS encoding YqaE/Pmp3 family membrane protein — MGDIIRIILLVVIPPIGVLFTVGFGLQFILNVVLTLFGYIPGLIHAIWVVTRRNY; from the coding sequence GTGGGCGACATCATCCGCATCATCCTGCTCGTCGTGATCCCGCCAATCGGCGTGCTGTTCACCGTCGGGTTCGGCCTGCAATTCATCCTGAACGTCGTGCTGACGCTGTTCGGCTACATCCCGGGCCTGATCCACGCCATCTGGGTCGTGACGCGCCGCAATTACTGA